From a single Streptomyces sp. NBC_01264 genomic region:
- a CDS encoding DUF6131 family protein gives MIALGIVLLIVGWLLGISILWTLGIILVVIGVVLWVLGSVGHAVGGRRHYW, from the coding sequence ATGATCGCGCTTGGCATTGTCCTGTTGATCGTCGGCTGGCTCCTCGGCATTTCGATCCTGTGGACGCTGGGGATCATCCTCGTCGTCATCGGGGTCGTCCTGTGGGTGCTCGGGTCCGTCGGGCACGCCGTCGGAGGTCGGCGGCACTATTGGTAG
- a CDS encoding DUF6213 family protein yields the protein MIQMSIPLIPADDGALLIPADHVTGLLRRLSADWVESEHTGEMFGDERTVRDLAGVLTELADQIDVECIGFTSAAPHP from the coding sequence ATGATCCAGATGTCCATACCGCTGATCCCCGCGGACGACGGCGCACTGCTGATCCCCGCCGATCACGTCACCGGCCTCCTGCGCCGGCTCTCGGCCGACTGGGTGGAATCGGAGCACACCGGAGAGATGTTCGGCGACGAGCGGACCGTCCGGGACCTGGCGGGCGTACTGACCGAACTCGCCGATCAGATCGACGTCGAATGCATCGGCTTCACTTCGGCCGCCCCCCATCCGTAA
- a CDS encoding plasmid stabilization protein, whose protein sequence is MPRGSSPKRERQYEHIKESVERRGESAERAKEIAARTVNKERARSGESETASRSSVEDISSARRGGLHSHRGTQGPTYDQLYAEAKRRNLHGRSSMDKAGLKRALGY, encoded by the coding sequence ATGCCCCGTGGTTCTAGTCCCAAGCGGGAACGTCAGTACGAGCACATCAAGGAGAGCGTCGAGCGGCGCGGCGAGAGTGCCGAGCGGGCGAAGGAGATCGCCGCGCGGACCGTCAACAAGGAACGGGCCCGTTCCGGGGAGTCGGAGACGGCGAGCAGGAGCTCCGTCGAGGACATTTCCTCGGCCAGGCGCGGCGGGCTGCACTCGCACCGGGGGACGCAGGGGCCGACGTACGACCAGCTCTACGCGGAGGCCAAGCGGCGCAATCTGCACGGCCGTTCCTCCATGGACAAGGCCGGGCTGAAGCGCGCACTCGGATACTGA
- a CDS encoding CsbD family protein codes for MSKAKAKAKQAKGKLKETLGDTMDDKRMQAEGSTERMAGKAEEMASDAANKMKKAKGQR; via the coding sequence ATGAGCAAGGCGAAGGCTAAGGCGAAGCAGGCCAAGGGAAAGCTCAAGGAGACCCTCGGCGACACGATGGACGACAAGCGCATGCAGGCGGAGGGAAGCACCGAGCGGATGGCCGGCAAGGCCGAGGAAATGGCCTCCGACGCCGCGAACAAGATGAAGAAGGCCAAGGGACAGCGCTGA
- a CDS encoding STAS domain-containing protein → MVRMSGEMDISRVDEVRTLLLEAVTRADGPTDVVVDLSGLTFCDSAGLNLLLRARLLAAESGHTLRLAAPSAQMLRLLEITGTLPLFPVDSAPPGLGDP, encoded by the coding sequence GTGGTCCGCATGTCGGGCGAGATGGACATCAGCCGGGTCGACGAGGTGCGCACCCTGCTGCTGGAAGCGGTCACCCGTGCGGACGGTCCCACCGACGTCGTCGTCGACCTCAGCGGCCTCACCTTCTGCGATTCCGCCGGGCTGAACCTGCTGCTCCGGGCCCGCCTGCTCGCCGCGGAGTCCGGCCACACGCTGCGCCTGGCCGCGCCGAGCGCCCAGATGCTGCGGCTGCTGGAGATCACCGGCACCCTCCCGCTCTTCCCCGTCGACAGCGCCCCGCCCGGGTTGGGCGACCCCTGA
- a CDS encoding STAS domain-containing protein — protein sequence MPSADDDRFAVDVRPIDGATVLTLAGELDHDTAEPLRTALEAARAGGGRRVLIDVSRLAFCDSTGLNVLLHSRLAARETGGSLELIGLHRPVARMFQVTGADGLFPQHPDVEAALASHRHT from the coding sequence ATGCCCTCGGCGGACGACGACCGCTTCGCCGTCGACGTGCGACCCATTGACGGGGCCACCGTCCTCACCCTGGCCGGAGAGCTCGACCACGACACCGCGGAGCCCCTGCGCACGGCCCTCGAAGCCGCCCGGGCAGGTGGCGGACGACGCGTGCTGATCGATGTCAGCCGGCTGGCGTTCTGTGATTCCACGGGACTGAACGTGTTGTTGCACAGCCGGCTCGCGGCCCGGGAAACGGGCGGCAGTCTCGAACTGATCGGCCTGCACCGGCCGGTCGCGCGCATGTTCCAGGTCACCGGCGCCGACGGGCTCTTTCCGCAGCACCCCGATGTGGAGGCGGCTCTGGCGAGCCACCGGCACACGTAG
- a CDS encoding ATP-binding protein → MSDRRSPERTRRLLLHGTEDAVGRCRDFTRRALTEWQWLPETDSASGPSYGPADEDESAEAADDVLLLVSEVVANACMHTSGPVCLLLHCTPERLRIEVTDPSPVMPLYRFPADPARPGGHGLLIVERLAGAWGADPVDGGKCVWVEVITPRALRGTPRLPSHPPAFPSGASP, encoded by the coding sequence ATGAGCGACCGCCGGTCACCGGAGCGGACCCGGCGTCTGCTGTTGCACGGCACCGAGGACGCCGTCGGCCGATGCCGCGATTTCACCCGCCGGGCCCTCACCGAATGGCAGTGGCTGCCGGAGACCGACAGCGCGAGCGGCCCCTCGTACGGGCCCGCCGACGAGGACGAGAGCGCCGAGGCGGCGGACGACGTACTGCTCCTCGTGTCCGAAGTGGTGGCCAACGCCTGCATGCACACGAGCGGGCCGGTTTGCCTGCTCCTGCACTGCACCCCGGAGCGGCTGCGCATCGAGGTCACGGACCCCAGTCCGGTCATGCCCCTCTACCGGTTCCCCGCCGATCCGGCCCGCCCCGGGGGCCACGGGCTGCTCATCGTGGAGCGGCTGGCCGGCGCGTGGGGCGCGGATCCGGTCGACGGCGGGAAGTGCGTGTGGGTGGAGGTCATCACTCCACGGGCCCTGCGGGGGACCCCTCGTCTTCCGTCTCATCCTCCAGCATTCCCGTCCGGAGCCTCGCCATGA
- a CDS encoding SigB/SigF/SigG family RNA polymerase sigma factor: MATVSSDTTDPFPTDLRTETPDVPEDRLSVSTGEARTLSVALFRRLKELSEGTPEYSYVRNTLVELNLSLVKYAARRFRNRSEPLEDIVQVGTVGLIKAINRYDVERGVEFTTFAIPTITGEMKRFFRDTSWSVKVPRRLQELRLDIAKTHDALEQRLGRQPTDPELARQLGITAEALDEGRVAANGYLAGSLDAPVGPETDAAPRGLPLGEEEAAYDRIECLETLKPLLATLSDRDRQILSLRFGQELNQSEIGERLGLSQMHVSRLLSRIMARLRTGMLEDETEDEGSPAGPVE, from the coding sequence ATGGCAACCGTTTCCAGCGACACCACGGACCCGTTCCCCACCGACCTCCGCACCGAGACGCCCGATGTGCCGGAGGACCGGCTCTCCGTCAGCACCGGCGAGGCGCGGACGCTGTCCGTCGCGCTCTTCAGACGGCTGAAGGAGCTGAGCGAGGGCACGCCGGAGTACTCGTACGTGCGCAATACGCTCGTCGAGCTCAACCTCAGCCTGGTGAAGTACGCGGCACGCCGGTTCCGCAACCGGTCCGAGCCCCTGGAGGACATCGTCCAGGTCGGCACGGTGGGCCTGATCAAGGCCATCAACCGGTACGACGTGGAGCGGGGGGTCGAGTTCACCACCTTCGCCATTCCCACCATCACCGGCGAGATGAAGCGGTTCTTCCGTGACACCAGCTGGTCCGTGAAGGTTCCGCGGCGCCTCCAGGAACTCCGCCTCGACATCGCCAAGACGCACGACGCGCTCGAGCAGCGGCTGGGACGGCAGCCGACCGACCCGGAGCTGGCGCGGCAGCTCGGCATCACCGCGGAGGCGCTGGACGAGGGCCGCGTGGCGGCCAACGGCTACCTGGCAGGATCCCTGGACGCTCCGGTGGGACCCGAGACGGACGCCGCCCCCCGGGGGCTGCCGCTGGGGGAGGAGGAGGCGGCGTACGACCGCATCGAATGCCTGGAGACGCTGAAGCCGCTCCTCGCCACGCTCAGTGACCGTGACCGTCAGATCCTCTCGCTGCGTTTCGGTCAGGAGCTGAACCAGTCCGAGATCGGCGAGCGGCTCGGCCTCTCCCAGATGCACGTCTCACGCCTGCTGAGCCGCATCATGGCGAGGCTCCGGACGGGAATGCTGGAGGATGAGACGGAAGACGAGGGGTCCCCCGCAGGGCCCGTGGAGTGA
- a CDS encoding SpoIIE family protein phosphatase has product MKGDAAPVGEGAAPEVVALARVVARLRSEVVDLEGVAATTAVVERAKGVLMATVGVSADTAYALLLERAARRGRCLLEECWIALGNVRVRRPPGTARISLGTAVPVSAATGPEGAPGASAFSSRRYLAGHHDRDGELNGLLARVADGLAAAHGGDGIAELLVTVLGAATDVNAVMIYSVAAAGSLDLTGSAGIDEALAEQWRHIPPLSGVAALEAIAGRRALWLEDVEQDARRYLLIGDPPERWPSRAWVPVPGAGPPRAAIGFLRTRPGPFAADTRVLLRQATRLCAGPLGAPEPRDPRDAGGAFGDYAEPVQIILDTMAGPTILLTPLRSETGEVEDYRIDAAAPESVDVAGRRGKELVGRRILETYPTVAGTALWEGYLKTLITGTTYEGEPFTYEEVVAGAPRQSVYSVRASRLGDHLVVSWICHDTSQREIRRLADLQRLGNLGWAGWNLVTDTVTWSEQVYAIFDRDPGRGPMPLEELPRHVVAEDLQQLGAAVERLLSEGLSVDQPFRITTRRGVRHLRIVAEAQTDADGAPVEVHGFFQDLTAQHDVELALHESERAVLLQRGMLQAERALAASLQDTLLPIPEQSLELAGLCVDVAYVPADSGINVGGDWYSAIELPDESALFVVGDVAGHGLAAVGTMAQLRFTTKGMTVIGSPLPDVLRRLNTLLLHTGSDHPGSATATMVMARYRPRDRRLIWARAGHLPPLLIRAGRAEFLEQPQGALLGATGEASYGQAAVDLVPGDDLLFYTDGLVEEPGEDIEAGLGRLAEAAVRLLREGRGETLARTLAALCTAHRDDICVLHVHVPDGDVP; this is encoded by the coding sequence GTGAAGGGCGATGCCGCACCCGTGGGTGAGGGCGCCGCACCCGAGGTGGTGGCGCTCGCCAGGGTGGTGGCCAGACTCCGGTCGGAAGTCGTCGACCTGGAAGGCGTCGCAGCGACCACGGCCGTGGTCGAGCGGGCCAAGGGCGTACTCATGGCCACGGTGGGGGTCTCCGCCGACACGGCGTACGCGCTGCTCCTCGAACGGGCCGCCCGGCGAGGCCGCTGCCTCCTGGAAGAGTGCTGGATCGCGCTCGGGAACGTCCGCGTGCGCCGGCCGCCCGGGACCGCCCGGATCTCCCTGGGCACGGCCGTGCCGGTCTCCGCGGCCACGGGCCCGGAAGGCGCGCCGGGTGCCTCGGCGTTCAGCAGCCGCCGCTATCTCGCAGGCCACCACGACCGGGACGGCGAGCTGAACGGCCTGCTGGCGCGGGTCGCCGACGGCCTGGCGGCCGCGCACGGTGGCGACGGCATCGCGGAGCTGCTGGTGACCGTGCTCGGTGCGGCCACCGACGTGAACGCGGTGATGATCTACAGCGTGGCGGCCGCCGGGAGCCTGGATCTGACCGGAAGCGCCGGAATCGACGAGGCGCTGGCCGAGCAGTGGCGCCACATTCCCCCGCTGAGCGGGGTCGCCGCCCTCGAAGCGATCGCCGGCCGCCGCGCCCTCTGGCTGGAGGACGTCGAACAGGACGCCCGGCGCTATCTGCTGATCGGAGACCCACCGGAGCGGTGGCCCTCGCGCGCCTGGGTGCCGGTGCCCGGCGCGGGACCTCCCCGGGCGGCCATCGGATTCCTGCGCACCAGGCCGGGCCCCTTCGCCGCCGACACCAGGGTGTTGCTGCGCCAGGCGACCCGGCTGTGCGCGGGGCCCCTGGGAGCGCCCGAACCCCGCGATCCGCGGGACGCGGGAGGGGCCTTCGGCGACTACGCGGAGCCCGTCCAGATCATCCTGGACACCATGGCCGGCCCCACGATCCTGCTTACCCCCCTGCGCTCGGAAACGGGTGAGGTGGAGGACTACCGCATCGACGCGGCCGCGCCCGAGTCCGTGGACGTGGCCGGCCGGCGCGGCAAGGAGCTCGTGGGCCGCCGGATCCTGGAGACGTACCCCACCGTGGCGGGCACCGCCCTCTGGGAGGGGTACCTCAAGACGCTCATCACCGGCACCACGTACGAGGGGGAACCCTTCACCTACGAGGAAGTGGTCGCGGGCGCCCCCCGGCAGTCCGTCTACTCGGTCCGGGCGTCCCGGCTCGGAGACCACCTGGTCGTGTCGTGGATCTGCCACGACACCAGCCAGCGCGAGATCCGCCGGCTGGCCGACCTGCAGCGCCTCGGCAACCTCGGCTGGGCGGGCTGGAACCTCGTCACCGACACCGTCACCTGGTCCGAACAGGTCTACGCGATCTTCGACCGTGATCCGGGCCGGGGGCCGATGCCGCTGGAGGAGCTGCCGCGCCACGTCGTCGCCGAGGACCTCCAGCAGCTGGGCGCGGCCGTCGAGCGGCTGCTGAGCGAGGGGCTGTCCGTCGACCAGCCGTTCCGGATCACCACCCGGCGGGGAGTGCGCCACCTGCGGATCGTCGCCGAGGCCCAGACGGACGCCGACGGCGCACCCGTCGAGGTGCACGGCTTCTTCCAGGACCTGACCGCACAGCACGACGTCGAACTCGCCTTGCACGAGAGCGAGCGGGCCGTCCTGCTCCAGCGGGGCATGCTCCAGGCCGAACGGGCGCTCGCCGCGAGCCTCCAGGACACCCTGCTGCCGATCCCCGAACAGTCCCTGGAACTGGCCGGCCTGTGCGTCGACGTGGCCTACGTCCCCGCCGACAGCGGGATCAACGTGGGCGGCGACTGGTACAGCGCCATCGAACTCCCCGACGAGAGCGCCCTGTTCGTGGTCGGGGACGTGGCCGGCCACGGGCTGGCCGCCGTCGGGACCATGGCCCAGCTCCGGTTCACGACCAAGGGAATGACGGTCATCGGATCGCCCCTGCCCGATGTCCTGCGCCGGCTCAACACCCTCCTGCTGCACACCGGTTCGGACCATCCGGGCAGTGCCACCGCCACCATGGTCATGGCCCGCTACCGGCCCCGGGACCGGCGGCTGATCTGGGCCCGGGCGGGCCACTTGCCGCCCCTGCTGATCCGCGCCGGCCGGGCGGAGTTCCTGGAACAGCCCCAGGGCGCCCTGCTGGGCGCGACCGGCGAGGCCTCCTACGGGCAGGCCGCCGTCGACCTGGTGCCCGGTGACGACCTGCTCTTCTACACCGACGGGCTCGTGGAGGAACCGGGCGAGGACATCGAGGCGGGCCTCGGCCGGCTCGCGGAGGCGGCGGTGCGGCTCCTGCGGGAGGGGCGGGGCGAAACCCTCGCCCGCACGCTCGCCGCACTGTGCACGGCCCACCGTGACGACATCTGCGTGCTGCACGTCCACGTCCCGGACGGGGATGTTCCGTAA
- a CDS encoding enoyl-CoA hydratase-related protein: MHVLLVASAFNSLTQRVHAELRDHGHRVAVELALPRADLAASVRLHRPDLIVAPMLTSAVPEEVWSAHTCLIVHPGPVGDRGPSSLDRALLDGVPRWGVTVLQANAEMDAGDVWASVECPGPDPGLSKSAWYRGEVADAALEAVLLAVDRFASGTYVPEPQTGGLARPLLRQEHRRIDWLRDGTERVLRTLRAADSRPGVRDELLGGVWYLHGGHPEDRLRGRPGELLATRAGAVCRATADGAVWIPELRAHRAPGRQAAPKLPAALALGDLLPGLPELPAPAESGRGAEPRTWSDIGYHEEGGAGFLSFSFPGGAMSTAHCRRLLDAYRAACARPTSVLVLGGGRDFFSNGIHLGVIEAAADPAGESWANINAMDDLVEAVLTTTDRLVISALGGNAAAGGAVLALAADEVWCRSGVVLNPHYRLMGLYGSEFWTYTLPRRTGRAGAERLTAEALPLSTVAARRLGLVDRTVDCPPGEFADRAAALAARLAAHPATTARIATKKARRELDEARRPLASYRAAELERMRQTFFDPRSPYHALRRAFVGKVRPDVTPPHLARAVPARRGAPRGVRAQPVTGPGVSDAAPDPGRC, from the coding sequence GTGCACGTCCTGCTCGTCGCGAGCGCCTTCAACAGTCTCACCCAGCGGGTCCACGCCGAGCTGCGCGACCACGGCCACAGAGTCGCCGTGGAGCTGGCGCTCCCCCGGGCCGATCTGGCGGCGTCCGTGCGGCTGCACCGCCCCGACCTGATCGTCGCTCCGATGCTGACCTCGGCCGTGCCGGAGGAGGTCTGGTCCGCCCACACCTGCCTGATCGTGCATCCCGGTCCGGTCGGGGACCGCGGGCCCTCCTCGCTCGACCGGGCCCTGCTGGACGGGGTCCCGCGGTGGGGCGTCACCGTCCTGCAGGCCAATGCGGAGATGGACGCCGGCGACGTCTGGGCCTCGGTGGAATGTCCCGGTCCGGATCCGGGCCTGTCGAAGAGCGCCTGGTACCGGGGCGAGGTCGCCGACGCGGCCCTGGAGGCCGTCCTGCTCGCCGTGGACCGCTTCGCCTCCGGAACGTACGTCCCCGAGCCGCAGACCGGGGGCCTGGCCCGCCCCCTGCTGCGCCAGGAGCACCGCCGGATCGACTGGCTGCGGGACGGTACCGAGCGGGTGCTGCGGACGCTGCGCGCGGCGGATTCCCGGCCCGGTGTACGGGACGAGCTGCTCGGCGGCGTCTGGTACCTGCACGGCGGCCATCCGGAGGACCGGCTGCGCGGCCGCCCCGGTGAACTGCTGGCGACCAGGGCGGGGGCCGTCTGCCGGGCCACCGCCGACGGCGCCGTGTGGATCCCGGAGCTGCGGGCCCACCGCGCCCCGGGGCGGCAGGCCGCCCCCAAGCTCCCCGCCGCCCTGGCCCTCGGCGACCTGCTGCCCGGGCTGCCCGAGCTGCCCGCCCCGGCGGAATCCGGCCGGGGCGCGGAGCCCCGTACCTGGTCCGACATCGGCTACCACGAGGAGGGCGGGGCCGGCTTCCTGTCGTTCTCCTTCCCGGGCGGCGCGATGAGCACCGCCCACTGCCGCCGACTGCTGGACGCCTACCGCGCGGCCTGCGCCCGCCCGACCTCGGTGCTCGTCCTCGGCGGCGGACGGGACTTCTTCTCCAACGGGATCCACCTGGGCGTCATCGAGGCCGCCGCCGATCCCGCCGGGGAGTCCTGGGCCAACATCAACGCCATGGACGACCTGGTGGAAGCCGTCCTGACCACCACCGACCGGCTCGTAATCTCCGCGCTGGGCGGCAACGCGGCCGCCGGCGGAGCGGTGCTCGCCCTCGCCGCCGACGAGGTGTGGTGCCGTTCCGGTGTGGTCCTCAATCCGCACTACCGGCTGATGGGCCTGTACGGATCGGAGTTCTGGACGTACACCCTGCCCCGCCGGACCGGCCGGGCGGGTGCGGAGCGCCTGACCGCGGAGGCCCTGCCGCTAAGCACCGTGGCGGCCCGGCGGCTGGGCCTGGTCGACCGTACGGTCGACTGCCCGCCCGGGGAGTTCGCCGACCGGGCCGCGGCGCTCGCCGCGCGCCTCGCGGCCCACCCCGCGACCACCGCCCGGATCGCCACGAAGAAGGCGCGCCGGGAACTGGACGAGGCGCGGCGCCCGTTGGCCTCCTACCGGGCGGCCGAGCTGGAGCGGATGCGGCAGACCTTCTTCGACCCGCGGTCTCCGTACCACGCGCTGCGGCGGGCCTTCGTGGGCAAGGTGCGCCCGGACGTCACGCCGCCGCACCTCGCGCGCGCCGTACCGGCGCGCCGCGGCGCGCCGCGGGGTGTGCGGGCGCAGCCCGTCACCGGACCGGGTGTATCCGACGCGGCACCGGATCCCGGTCGGTGCTAG
- a CDS encoding hydrogenase expression protein HypE, with product MDAATPAPVTDDPAADDPLIHILWINAGLSCDGDSVSLTAAMQPSIEEIVTGTLPGLPRIAVHWPLIDFECGPVGGADTFIEWFFKGERGEIDPFVLVVEGSIPNEKIKAEGYWCGFGDDPATGQPITTSEWIDRLAPKALAVVAIGTCATYGGIHAMEGNPTGAMGLPDYLGWDWKSHAGIPIVCVPGCPIQPDNFSETLTYLLYQAAGSAPMIPLDDKLRPTWLFGNTVHEGCDRAGYYEQGQFAETYDSPKCLVKIGCWGPVVKCNVPKRGWMNGIGGCPNVGGICIACTMPGFPDKFMPFMDEPPGAKVSTKASGAYGAVIRRLRAITLHTVDQEPKWRHSGEKLTTGYRPPW from the coding sequence ATGGACGCAGCAACGCCGGCCCCGGTGACGGACGACCCGGCGGCGGACGACCCACTGATCCACATCCTCTGGATCAACGCGGGCCTGAGCTGTGACGGCGACTCCGTGTCCCTGACCGCCGCGATGCAGCCGAGCATCGAGGAGATCGTGACGGGGACGCTGCCCGGGCTGCCCCGGATCGCCGTGCACTGGCCGCTGATCGACTTCGAGTGCGGTCCCGTCGGGGGCGCGGACACGTTCATCGAGTGGTTCTTCAAGGGCGAGCGCGGCGAGATCGACCCGTTCGTGCTGGTGGTCGAGGGCTCCATCCCCAACGAGAAGATCAAGGCCGAGGGTTACTGGTGCGGGTTCGGCGACGATCCGGCGACCGGCCAGCCCATCACCACCAGCGAGTGGATCGACCGGCTGGCGCCCAAGGCCCTGGCCGTGGTGGCCATCGGCACCTGCGCCACGTACGGTGGCATCCACGCGATGGAGGGGAATCCGACGGGCGCGATGGGGCTGCCCGACTACCTGGGCTGGGACTGGAAGTCCCACGCCGGAATCCCGATCGTGTGCGTGCCGGGGTGTCCGATCCAGCCGGACAACTTCTCGGAGACGCTCACCTACCTGCTCTACCAGGCGGCCGGCTCGGCCCCGATGATCCCGCTCGACGACAAGCTGCGGCCCACGTGGCTGTTCGGCAACACGGTGCACGAGGGCTGCGACCGGGCCGGCTACTACGAGCAGGGCCAGTTCGCGGAGACCTATGACTCCCCCAAGTGCCTTGTGAAGATCGGCTGTTGGGGCCCGGTGGTCAAGTGCAACGTGCCCAAGCGCGGCTGGATGAACGGCATCGGCGGCTGCCCGAACGTGGGCGGCATCTGCATCGCCTGCACCATGCCGGGCTTCCCGGACAAGTTCATGCCGTTCATGGACGAACCGCCGGGAGCCAAGGTCTCCACCAAGGCCAGCGGCGCGTACGGCGCCGTGATCCGCAGGCTCCGGGCGATCACCCTGCACACCGTCGACCAGGAGCCCAAGTGGCGCCACTCCGGCGAGAAGCTCACGACGGGCTACCGCCCTCCCTGGTGA
- a CDS encoding nickel-dependent hydrogenase large subunit has product MEPKTKAAGDGSGLVEMAWDPITRIVGSLGIHTKIDFKQKRVAECYSTSSVFRGYSVFMRGKDPRDAHFITSRICGICGDNHATCSVYAQNMAYGVKPPHLAEWIINLGESAEYMFDHNIFQENLVGVDYCEKMVRETNPGVLELAERTAAPHAGEHGYRTIADIMRSLNPIEGEFYREALQVSRYTREMFCLMEGRHVHPSTLYPGGVGTIASVQLFTDYMSRLMRYVEFMKKVVPLHDDLFDFFYEALPGYEEVGRRRVLLGCWGALNDPEYCDFTYANMTDWGRKMFVTPGVVVDGKLVTNDLTEINLGIRILLGSSYYDDWQGQEQFVTHDPLGNPVDPRHPWNQHTIPAPQKRNFDDKYSWVMSPRWFDGKDHLALDTGGGPIARLWSTALSALVDVGYVKATGHSVVINLPKTMTKPETTFEWRIPKWSNALERNRARTYFQAYAAAIALHCAEKGLAEVRAGRTQTWEKFEVPDQAVGVGFTEAVRGVLSHHMVIRDGKIANYHPYPPTPWNASTRDTFGTPGPYEDAVQNTPIFEENTPENFKGIDIMRAVRSFDPCLPCGVHMYVGGGKTVKNMHVPTGLSGLGG; this is encoded by the coding sequence ATGGAACCGAAGACGAAGGCGGCCGGCGACGGCAGCGGCCTGGTCGAGATGGCCTGGGATCCGATCACCCGGATCGTGGGCAGCCTCGGCATCCACACGAAGATCGACTTCAAGCAGAAGCGGGTCGCCGAGTGCTACAGCACCTCGTCGGTCTTCCGTGGCTACAGCGTCTTCATGCGCGGCAAGGACCCCCGTGACGCGCACTTCATCACCAGCCGCATCTGCGGGATCTGCGGCGACAACCACGCCACGTGTTCCGTCTACGCGCAGAACATGGCCTACGGGGTGAAGCCCCCGCACCTCGCCGAATGGATCATCAACCTCGGCGAGTCCGCGGAGTACATGTTCGACCACAACATCTTCCAGGAGAACCTGGTCGGGGTCGACTACTGCGAGAAGATGGTCCGCGAGACCAACCCCGGGGTACTGGAGCTGGCCGAGCGGACCGCCGCCCCGCACGCGGGCGAGCACGGCTACCGCACCATCGCCGACATCATGCGCTCGCTCAATCCCATCGAGGGCGAGTTCTACCGCGAGGCCCTCCAAGTCAGCCGCTACACACGGGAGATGTTCTGCCTGATGGAGGGGCGCCACGTGCACCCCTCCACGCTCTACCCGGGCGGCGTCGGCACCATCGCCTCGGTCCAGCTCTTCACCGACTACATGAGCCGCCTGATGCGGTACGTGGAGTTCATGAAGAAGGTGGTGCCGCTGCACGACGACCTCTTCGACTTCTTCTACGAGGCCCTGCCCGGCTACGAGGAGGTCGGCCGCCGGCGTGTCCTGCTGGGCTGCTGGGGCGCCCTCAACGACCCCGAGTACTGCGACTTCACGTACGCCAACATGACCGACTGGGGACGGAAGATGTTCGTCACCCCGGGCGTGGTGGTGGACGGCAAACTGGTCACCAACGACCTCACCGAGATCAACCTGGGCATCCGCATCCTGCTGGGCAGCTCGTACTACGACGACTGGCAGGGGCAGGAGCAGTTCGTCACGCACGACCCGCTCGGCAACCCGGTGGACCCGCGCCACCCGTGGAACCAGCACACCATCCCGGCCCCGCAGAAGCGGAACTTCGACGACAAGTACAGCTGGGTGATGTCGCCCCGCTGGTTCGACGGCAAGGACCACCTGGCGCTCGACACCGGCGGCGGCCCCATCGCCCGGCTGTGGTCCACGGCCCTGTCCGCGCTGGTGGACGTGGGCTACGTCAAGGCCACCGGGCACAGCGTGGTCATCAACCTGCCGAAGACGATGACCAAGCCCGAGACGACCTTCGAGTGGCGGATCCCGAAGTGGAGCAACGCCCTGGAGCGCAACCGGGCCCGTACCTACTTCCAGGCGTACGCGGCCGCCATCGCGCTGCACTGCGCCGAGAAGGGGCTGGCGGAGGTCCGCGCCGGACGCACCCAGACCTGGGAGAAGTTCGAGGTGCCGGACCAGGCGGTCGGCGTCGGCTTCACCGAGGCCGTACGGGGCGTCCTGTCGCACCACATGGTCATCCGCGACGGGAAGATCGCCAACTACCACCCGTACCCGCCGACTCCGTGGAACGCCAGCACCCGCGACACCTTCGGCACCCCGGGACCGTACGAGGACGCCGTGCAGAACACCCCCATCTTCGAGGAGAACACCCCGGAGAACTTCAAGGGCATCGACATCATGCGGGCCGTCCGCAGTTTCGACCCCTGCCTGCCGTGCGGCGTGCACATGTACGTCGGTGGCGGCAAGACCGTCAAGAACATGCACGTTCCCACCGGCCTGAGCGGACTGGGCGGATGA